One Williamsia phyllosphaerae genomic window, GGATCCTGATGGAGCGCTACACGGTCGACGCCGACCAGGCGTTCGCCATGCTCAAGCAGATCTCGCAGACCAGTAACACGAAACTGGTCGAACTGGCCCGACGCCTCATCGACATCGACCACCCGTCGCACGACCAGCGCGGCGACGGCACCGACAGCGCCCGCTGATCCCTACGGACGCTTGAAGTGCTCGCGTCGACCCTCGCCGCGCAGGCGGACCCACTCGCGGAAGCCGGCGACGTCGCGGCGGTGGATCAGGAAATACCACCCGAACCGCGCCCACTCCTGCGGGATCAGTTTGCGCAGACCGGGCTGGTGCAGCAGGTAGCCGCGGTTGCGATAGGTGAAGTAGCGCTTGGTCGTGTCGTCGGGGTACTGCGTGTGCATGCGTCCACCGAGGATGGGATGGAACTCTGCGGTCCCGTCCGGATGCAGGTACGCGGTGATCAGGCAGGTGCCGAAGCGCATCCCCGAACGGGCCAGCCGCCGGTGCATCTCGACCTCGTCGCCGCGCACGAACAGCCGCAGGTCGGGGACACCGACCGCGTCGATCGCACGCGAGGAGAACAGCGCGCCGTTCATCAGCGAGGCGATCCCGTCCAGGACCTCCTCGGTCTCGCTGCTGTCGACGAACAGCTCGGATCGCTTGCGCCGCCAGACGACTCCGCGTCGCAATGGGAACGCAAGGGTGTCGGGGTCGTCGATGTTGCAGACCACCGGCGACAGCTCGTCGTAGGCGCCCTCGGTCGCACACCGCAGCAGCGTCGCCAGCACCTCCGGGCCCTCCGGACGTCCGTCGTCGTCGGCGCACCAGACCCAGTCGGCGCCGAGGGCAAGGGCGTGTAGCATCCCGAGGGCGAATCCGCCTGCGCCGCCCAGGTTGTGGGCCGAGGGGATGTAGGTGCTCGGGACCGGCTGCTGTGCAACCAGATCGGCGACCTCGGTCTGGCTACCGTTGTCGATGACCACGAGGTGGTCGATCGGTCGGCTCTGGGCGGTCAGCACGGC contains:
- the glfT1 gene encoding galactofuranosyltransferase GlfT1, with the protein product MTERVIAVVVTYRRAALLAQSLAVLTAQSRPIDHLVVIDNGSQTEVADLVAQQPVPSTYIPSAHNLGGAGGFALGMLHALALGADWVWCADDDGRPEGPEVLATLLRCATEGAYDELSPVVCNIDDPDTLAFPLRRGVVWRRKRSELFVDSSETEEVLDGIASLMNGALFSSRAIDAVGVPDLRLFVRGDEVEMHRRLARSGMRFGTCLITAYLHPDGTAEFHPILGGRMHTQYPDDTTKRYFTYRNRGYLLHQPGLRKLIPQEWARFGWYFLIHRRDVAGFREWVRLRGEGRREHFKRP